In a genomic window of Dyadobacter fermentans DSM 18053:
- a CDS encoding FecR family protein translates to MNEDKDVRVRALFSRYYSGEATPAEEEELMRYIRSGAHDDIIGDAMKQHWLEPGSESNLFDASQSREMLSSILTTSRHRKPWGAMRRLWVRYAAVAAVLVVVAGLWKQRKSAQEQPAPIAGQTSPQDVLPGGDKALLTLDDGAGIELDKVRSGLVARQGGTEITKKADGLLVYHNRSAGKAGMNKVSTPRGGQYKVQLPDGSKVWLNASSSIRFPSVFPATERPVEITGEAYFEVTKDAARPFTVLFNGSTVQVLGTSFNIMAYPEEGTSRTTLVEGSVSVRNRSGQARLQPGQQAAVTPGGRIQTAFKPVEEAVAWKDGLFYFKNAGVRDVMRQLARWYDVDVTYQGDVPVRRFTGQVSRNVNLSEIVGMLRYAGVNCSLKDHTIVVAQ, encoded by the coding sequence ATGAACGAAGATAAGGACGTCCGGGTCCGTGCGCTTTTCAGTCGCTATTACTCGGGAGAGGCCACGCCCGCCGAGGAAGAGGAACTGATGCGCTACATCCGCTCCGGCGCACACGACGACATCATCGGGGACGCGATGAAACAGCATTGGCTCGAACCGGGCAGCGAAAGCAACCTTTTCGACGCGTCGCAAAGCCGTGAAATGCTCAGCTCGATCCTCACCACTTCCCGGCACCGCAAGCCGTGGGGTGCTATGCGGCGCCTATGGGTGCGGTATGCCGCGGTGGCTGCCGTGCTGGTGGTCGTGGCGGGGCTGTGGAAACAGCGGAAAAGCGCGCAGGAACAGCCCGCGCCCATTGCCGGGCAAACCAGCCCGCAGGATGTGCTCCCCGGCGGCGATAAGGCATTGCTTACCCTGGACGACGGCGCGGGTATCGAGCTCGACAAGGTCCGAAGCGGCCTGGTAGCCCGCCAGGGCGGCACCGAAATCACCAAAAAAGCCGACGGGCTGCTGGTTTATCACAACCGGTCGGCCGGCAAGGCGGGCATGAACAAGGTATCGACACCCCGCGGCGGCCAGTACAAGGTGCAGCTGCCCGACGGCAGCAAGGTCTGGCTCAATGCTTCGTCGTCTATCCGGTTCCCGTCGGTGTTTCCCGCAACGGAACGTCCCGTGGAGATCACCGGCGAGGCCTACTTCGAAGTGACGAAAGACGCGGCGAGGCCGTTTACCGTGCTTTTCAATGGCTCTACGGTGCAGGTGCTGGGTACGAGCTTCAATATCATGGCCTATCCCGAGGAGGGCACATCCCGCACGACGCTCGTAGAAGGTTCGGTGTCGGTCAGGAACCGGTCGGGGCAGGCGCGGCTGCAACCGGGCCAGCAGGCGGCCGTCACCCCGGGCGGACGCATTCAAACCGCATTCAAACCGGTGGAAGAGGCTGTGGCGTGGAAGGATGGTTTGTTTTATTTCAAAAATGCGGGCGTCAGGGATGTCATGCGGCAGCTTGCACGCTGGTACGATGTGGATGTGACTTACCAGGGCGATGTGCCCGTGAGGCGCTTCACGGGGCAGGTTTCAAGAAATGTGAACCTGTCGGAGATCGTCGGGATGCTGCGCTATGCAGGCGTCAATTGCAGTTTGAAAGACCATACGATCGT
- a CDS encoding RNA polymerase sigma factor, which yields MSYRSALNEEKELLRQVAAGDERAFSRLFDHYHQWLGMHIYRITRSEQIAEELVHDVFLKIWLNRELLSGIENFSVYLFVISKNAALNALKKIAVERSRFTDLDEAGDIMPEQPDDYRYALIDEAIDRLPPQQRQVYMLSRHQRLSYSEIALRMGLSRETVKKYLQIATASIVTHIGKSVRISPLLVIKIFL from the coding sequence ATGTCGTACCGGTCCGCATTGAACGAAGAAAAAGAGCTGCTCCGGCAGGTGGCCGCGGGCGATGAGAGGGCGTTCAGCCGGCTGTTCGACCATTACCACCAGTGGCTTGGGATGCACATTTACCGCATTACGCGTTCCGAACAGATTGCCGAAGAGCTCGTTCACGACGTTTTTCTGAAAATATGGCTGAACCGCGAACTGCTTTCCGGCATTGAAAACTTCTCGGTCTACCTTTTCGTCATTTCCAAAAACGCCGCACTGAACGCATTGAAGAAAATCGCCGTCGAACGTTCCCGTTTCACCGATCTGGACGAGGCCGGCGACATCATGCCCGAGCAGCCCGACGACTACCGGTACGCGCTCATCGACGAGGCGATCGACCGGCTGCCTCCCCAGCAGCGGCAGGTGTACATGCTTAGCCGGCACCAGCGGCTATCATACAGCGAGATCGCATTGCGCATGGGGCTGTCGCGGGAGACGGTCAAAAAATACCTTCAGATCGCCACGGCGTCCATTGTTACCCACATCGGGAAAAGTGTGAGAATAAGCCCATTGCTGGTGATTAAAATTTTTTTGTAA
- a CDS encoding DUF6660 family protein, which translates to MRFSLIILAFYIGLLSCFPCQDAPVRMAGQISTQAGHDDAGHEDEPGDYCSPFCICACCATVNMPPKISGFTVPSPMPAPSRESFLYKASSAQTNAHLIWQPPRHV; encoded by the coding sequence ATGAGATTTTCGCTGATCATACTGGCATTTTACATCGGGCTGCTTTCGTGCTTTCCCTGCCAGGATGCGCCTGTCCGGATGGCCGGTCAGATCAGCACGCAAGCCGGGCATGATGATGCGGGCCATGAGGATGAGCCGGGCGATTATTGCTCGCCTTTCTGCATTTGCGCCTGCTGCGCCACCGTAAATATGCCGCCGAAGATCTCCGGTTTTACAGTTCCTTCTCCAATGCCTGCGCCTTCCCGCGAGTCGTTTTTGTATAAAGCCTCCTCCGCCCAGACCAACGCGCATTTGATCTGGCAGCCTCCGCGGCACGTGTAA
- a CDS encoding CusA/CzcA family heavy metal efflux RND transporter, whose protein sequence is MLDRIILFSIRNKLVVGIFTLTLIVWGLWSASNLPVDAVPDITNNQVQVITLTPTLAAQETEQLVTYPIEQSLANLPDLVEMRSISRFGLSVITVVFEDDTDIYFARQLITERLKEAEQNIPKGIGTPELAPVSTGLGEIFQYVIHPKKGAENKYSAMELRTMQDWIVARQLYGTRGVAEVNSFGGLLKQYEVAVNPQKLKGMNVTIADIFEALAQNNENTGGAYIDKMPNAYFIRGIGLVSSLDDIRAIVVKNVNGIPVLIRDVAEVRLGHAVRYGSVTYNGEKEVVGGIVMMLKGSNSAAVVARVKEKMETIRKSLPADVEIEAFLDRTDLVNRAISTVRTNLIEGALIVIFVLVLFLGNLRAGLIVASAIPLAMLFALGMMHTFGVSANLMSLGAIDFGLIVDGAVIIVEAVLHHLALRKTTGRLTQDEMDQEVFESASRIRNSAAFGEIIILIVYIPILSLVGIEGKMFRPMAQTVSFAILGALLLSLTYIPMMAALVLPKTVSDKKTLSDKMMAHMQALYAPVLAWAIRFRIAVIAVTMVVFGVAVLLFVRMGGEFIPQLEEGDFAFHCILPQGTSLSQSVETSMQASRIIRSFPEVAMVVGKTGSAEVPTDPMPPEATDLIIVLKPRRDWATSQSYPELARKMEEKLETIPGVFFEANQPIQMRFNELMTGVRQDVAIKVFGENIDTLAAIAPRVARVVESVRGATSPQMERTTGLPQITIEYDRAKIAAYGMNIADINRTVRTAFAGEAAGVVFENERKFDLVVRLDSANRSSIDDVSDLFVAMANGTQIPLSQVATVAFREGPAQISREDGKRRIVVGFNVRGRDVQSVVEEIQGKLAAAKLLPTGYYYIYGGTFENLQKATSRLLIAVPIALLLILVLLYFTFGSFAEALLIFTAIPMSAIGGVFALLLRGMPFSISAGVGFIALSGVAVLNGIVLVSTFNQLKKSGFDQLTPRIVEGTKIRLRPVLMTATVASLGFLPMALSHGAGAEVQKPLATVVIGGLVTATFLTLVVLPLLYLWLEKRHGNAFKTLAIIGLLVAASGQASAQDSPPAVRVKIGQLLEASNANLELEVNRKAIRRDEHQVRAAGIIPKTGVFAENEDLRPTDSRGILKIGISQSIPWPGLYKAQKSRYKHQLEATKASGTLIATNIRRDVRLVYYQLWYLQDKGRLLRSLDSIYITLNQTTALRVRTGDTPGLDSIASTARSRELRALISQNANEMQIQQRLLMQLLNAEGRYLPPDSALEKLPLPDSILHHPHPAVEVQQRNVDIARAGIAVARNENRPDFSGRFFSQRLYGLSDPFTGFSVTAAFPILGSGSYRSRVKAATADADLQQSQLAYSEQVYQTGQAQARQEVGKNSALLAYYESTGLAQASEIIRSATLAYGQGEISFAELSQFLAQAVDIRRNHLESLHAYNQSVIQLYYFINPTQ, encoded by the coding sequence ATGCTGGATAGAATCATTCTTTTTTCGATCCGCAATAAGCTGGTTGTGGGCATTTTTACGCTCACGCTTATTGTGTGGGGGCTATGGAGCGCGTCGAACCTGCCTGTCGACGCCGTGCCCGACATTACCAATAACCAAGTACAGGTTATCACGCTCACGCCCACGCTGGCCGCTCAGGAAACCGAGCAGCTGGTCACCTATCCCATCGAGCAAAGCCTGGCCAACCTGCCGGATCTGGTGGAAATGCGGTCGATCTCCCGGTTTGGCCTGTCGGTAATCACCGTCGTTTTTGAGGACGATACGGACATTTACTTCGCCCGCCAGCTCATTACCGAGCGGCTCAAAGAAGCGGAGCAGAACATTCCCAAAGGAATCGGGACGCCCGAGCTGGCGCCGGTGAGCACGGGTTTGGGGGAAATATTTCAATATGTGATCCACCCTAAAAAAGGCGCCGAAAACAAGTATTCGGCCATGGAACTGCGCACCATGCAGGACTGGATCGTGGCCCGGCAGCTCTACGGTACGCGGGGTGTGGCCGAGGTTAACAGTTTCGGCGGACTGCTCAAACAATACGAGGTGGCGGTAAATCCGCAGAAACTGAAAGGGATGAACGTCACCATCGCCGACATTTTTGAAGCGCTGGCCCAAAACAACGAGAATACCGGCGGCGCTTACATTGATAAAATGCCGAATGCTTACTTCATCCGCGGCATCGGGCTCGTGTCGTCGCTGGACGATATCCGCGCCATCGTGGTGAAGAATGTGAACGGCATTCCGGTGCTGATCCGCGATGTGGCCGAGGTGCGTTTAGGCCATGCCGTTCGGTATGGCTCGGTGACGTACAATGGCGAAAAGGAAGTGGTAGGCGGCATTGTGATGATGCTCAAAGGCTCCAACAGCGCGGCCGTGGTGGCGCGGGTGAAAGAGAAAATGGAAACCATCCGGAAATCGCTGCCTGCCGACGTGGAAATAGAAGCCTTTCTGGACCGTACCGACCTGGTAAACAGAGCCATATCCACCGTCCGCACCAACCTGATCGAAGGCGCATTGATCGTCATTTTTGTGCTGGTACTGTTCCTGGGTAACCTCCGCGCCGGGCTGATCGTGGCGTCGGCCATTCCGCTTGCAATGCTTTTCGCGCTGGGTATGATGCACACTTTCGGCGTTTCGGCAAACCTGATGAGCCTCGGCGCGATCGATTTCGGGCTGATCGTCGACGGGGCGGTGATCATTGTGGAAGCGGTACTCCACCATCTGGCGCTGCGCAAAACCACCGGCAGGCTTACGCAGGACGAGATGGACCAGGAGGTGTTTGAATCGGCCTCCCGCATCCGGAACAGCGCGGCGTTTGGGGAAATTATTATCCTGATCGTCTATATTCCGATCCTTTCGCTAGTGGGTATCGAGGGTAAAATGTTCCGGCCGATGGCGCAGACGGTGTCGTTTGCCATCCTGGGCGCGCTCCTGCTGTCGCTTACCTACATTCCGATGATGGCCGCACTGGTGCTGCCGAAGACGGTTTCCGACAAAAAGACGCTTTCCGACAAAATGATGGCGCACATGCAGGCACTCTACGCCCCTGTGCTTGCGTGGGCAATCCGGTTCAGGATAGCGGTTATTGCGGTGACCATGGTCGTTTTTGGCGTGGCGGTATTGCTTTTTGTGAGAATGGGCGGCGAATTCATCCCGCAACTCGAAGAAGGCGATTTTGCATTCCACTGCATTCTTCCGCAGGGCACATCGCTGTCGCAAAGCGTCGAAACGTCCATGCAGGCCAGCAGGATTATCCGCTCCTTCCCCGAAGTGGCGATGGTGGTGGGCAAAACGGGCAGTGCGGAAGTGCCGACGGACCCCATGCCACCCGAAGCCACGGACCTGATCATTGTCCTCAAACCCCGACGCGACTGGGCCACCTCCCAAAGCTATCCGGAACTGGCCCGGAAAATGGAAGAAAAGCTCGAAACCATTCCGGGCGTATTCTTTGAAGCTAACCAGCCTATTCAAATGCGGTTCAACGAGCTCATGACGGGCGTGCGGCAGGACGTTGCCATTAAGGTGTTCGGCGAGAATATCGATACCCTCGCCGCCATTGCACCGCGGGTGGCGCGCGTGGTGGAGTCGGTACGGGGCGCTACCAGCCCGCAAATGGAGCGCACAACCGGCCTTCCGCAAATCACCATCGAATACGACCGTGCCAAAATCGCTGCCTATGGGATGAATATCGCCGATATTAACCGGACGGTCCGCACGGCTTTTGCCGGGGAAGCGGCGGGCGTCGTGTTTGAAAATGAACGCAAGTTCGATCTGGTCGTCCGCCTGGATAGCGCCAACCGCTCGTCGATCGACGATGTGAGCGACTTGTTCGTAGCTATGGCCAACGGGACGCAGATCCCGCTCTCGCAGGTAGCGACGGTAGCCTTTCGCGAAGGCCCGGCGCAAATCAGCCGCGAGGATGGCAAACGCCGCATTGTGGTGGGTTTCAATGTGCGCGGCCGCGATGTGCAAAGCGTGGTGGAGGAAATCCAGGGCAAACTCGCCGCGGCAAAACTGCTGCCGACCGGCTACTATTACATTTATGGAGGAACTTTCGAAAACCTGCAAAAAGCCACGTCCCGACTGCTGATCGCCGTGCCGATTGCCCTCCTACTGATCCTCGTGCTGCTCTATTTCACATTTGGCTCTTTCGCGGAAGCATTGCTCATTTTCACCGCCATTCCGATGAGCGCCATCGGAGGAGTGTTTGCATTGCTGCTGCGCGGTATGCCGTTCAGCATTTCGGCCGGCGTGGGTTTCATCGCGCTGTCGGGAGTGGCCGTGCTGAATGGCATTGTACTCGTCAGCACGTTCAACCAGTTGAAAAAAAGCGGGTTTGACCAACTGACACCGCGCATTGTGGAGGGTACTAAAATACGGCTGCGGCCGGTGTTGATGACCGCGACGGTAGCGTCGCTGGGCTTTCTGCCCATGGCCCTCTCCCACGGGGCCGGCGCCGAGGTGCAGAAACCACTCGCCACCGTGGTGATCGGCGGGCTCGTCACCGCCACTTTTCTGACGCTCGTGGTGCTTCCATTACTGTACTTATGGTTGGAAAAACGCCACGGAAATGCATTCAAAACCCTGGCTATAATCGGCTTACTGGTTGCTGCATCCGGCCAGGCCTCGGCGCAGGACAGCCCGCCCGCCGTAAGGGTGAAGATCGGGCAGCTTCTCGAAGCCAGCAATGCCAACCTCGAACTGGAAGTGAACCGGAAGGCCATCAGACGGGACGAACACCAGGTCCGCGCGGCCGGGATCATTCCCAAAACGGGCGTATTCGCTGAAAACGAGGACCTTCGGCCCACCGATAGCCGAGGCATCCTCAAAATCGGCATTTCACAGAGCATTCCCTGGCCTGGGCTTTACAAGGCGCAGAAAAGCCGCTACAAGCACCAGCTCGAAGCCACAAAGGCGAGCGGCACGCTCATCGCAACGAACATCAGACGAGATGTACGATTGGTATATTACCAGCTCTGGTATTTGCAGGACAAAGGCCGCCTCCTCCGAAGCCTGGACAGCATCTACATAACCCTCAACCAGACAACCGCGCTCAGGGTACGCACCGGCGACACGCCCGGCCTGGACAGCATCGCATCCACCGCCCGTTCGCGCGAGCTGAGGGCGCTTATTTCCCAAAATGCGAACGAAATGCAGATCCAGCAGCGGCTGCTGATGCAGCTGCTGAATGCAGAAGGCCGATATCTCCCGCCGGACAGCGCATTGGAAAAACTGCCGCTGCCCGACAGCATCCTGCACCATCCCCACCCGGCTGTGGAGGTCCAGCAACGGAACGTCGACATTGCCCGCGCGGGCATAGCCGTGGCCCGCAACGAAAACCGCCCCGACTTCTCGGGAAGGTTCTTCTCGCAGCGCCTGTACGGGCTCAGCGACCCATTCACGGGCTTTTCCGTAACTGCCGCGTTCCCGATCCTCGGCTCTGGCTCGTACCGAAGCCGCGTAAAGGCAGCCACCGCGGATGCCGACCTGCAACAGAGCCAGCTTGCGTACAGTGAGCAGGTGTACCAGACCGGCCAGGCGCAGGCGCGGCAGGAGGTCGGGAAAAACAGCGCGCTACTGGCATACTATGAAAGTACCGGGCTCGCGCAGGCTTCCGAGATCATCCGGTCGGCTACGCTCGCTTACGGGCAGGGCGAGATCAGTTTTGCGG